The following are from one region of the Mannheimia granulomatis genome:
- a CDS encoding septal ring lytic transglycosylase RlpA family protein, which produces MRLGKIVTLLLAGFLTFGSLNSLASTKSTKAKSSISTKKQVASKVTKKVVKTSKKVIYNVAKKRSTIKKKSVKTLQENSTRKHFQTGVASYYANKFNGRLTANGEIFSNTKMTAAHKTLPFGTLIEVTNLRNGRSVIVRVNDRGPYSHARVVDLSSAAAKKIGMHNSGTAKVRIAILNRNIKSSSDNELYALK; this is translated from the coding sequence ATGAGGTTAGGTAAAATTGTAACCCTGTTATTAGCTGGATTTCTGACTTTTGGTTCATTAAATTCTTTGGCTTCAACAAAGAGTACAAAAGCTAAGTCAAGTATCTCAACAAAGAAGCAGGTAGCTTCTAAAGTAACTAAAAAAGTAGTTAAAACGTCTAAAAAAGTAATTTATAACGTTGCTAAAAAGAGATCGACGATTAAGAAAAAGTCGGTAAAAACACTACAAGAAAATTCTACTCGCAAACATTTCCAAACCGGTGTTGCGAGTTATTATGCTAATAAATTTAACGGGCGTCTAACTGCAAATGGTGAAATTTTTAGTAATACGAAGATGACGGCAGCCCATAAAACTTTACCCTTTGGCACGTTAATTGAAGTCACTAATTTACGAAACGGGCGTTCTGTTATCGTGAGGGTAAATGACCGAGGGCCATATAGCCATGCTCGCGTAGTGGATTTATCATCTGCTGCAGCGAAGAAAATTGGTATGCATAATTCAGGTACGGCAAAGGTCAGAATTGCCATTTTGAATAGGAATATAAAATCAAGCTCAGATAATGAGCTTTATGCTTTGAAGTAA
- the rodA gene encoding rod shape-determining protein RodA — protein MSSGIRKFFWKIFSLDILLLVGLFSITGYGLLVLYSASGANERMFTNRLIQVALGMGLMFMMAMVPPRFYQKVSPYLYVFCLVLLILVDLVGETSKGAQRWLNLGFVRFQPSEIAKLAVPLMVATYLGKRPLPPSFKDTFIALAIILVPTLLVAIQPDLGTSILVCSAGIFVLFLAGLSWKLIGAGAVFLAGFIPIMWFFLMHDYQKTRVMTLIDPNKDPLGAGYHIIQSKIAIGSGGINGKGWMEGTQSQLEFLPEPHTDFIFAVLSEEHGMIGILILLAIYLFIIARGLVIGTKADSAFGRILSGGTALLFFVYVFVNIGMVSGILPVVGVPLPLFSYGGTSYVTLMAAFGLMMSTYVHRKRVGSNNPYDKLK, from the coding sequence ATGAGTAGTGGAATTAGGAAATTTTTCTGGAAAATTTTTTCGCTGGATATTCTGTTGTTAGTAGGTTTATTTTCTATTACAGGATATGGCTTGTTGGTCTTATATAGTGCAAGTGGTGCTAATGAGCGGATGTTTACTAACCGCCTTATTCAAGTAGCTCTTGGAATGGGGCTAATGTTTATGATGGCGATGGTTCCTCCTCGTTTCTATCAAAAAGTATCGCCTTATTTATATGTATTTTGTTTAGTATTACTGATTTTGGTGGATTTAGTCGGGGAAACCAGTAAAGGCGCTCAACGCTGGTTAAATTTAGGTTTTGTCCGTTTTCAACCATCAGAAATCGCCAAACTTGCAGTTCCTCTAATGGTAGCTACGTATTTAGGTAAAAGACCGCTTCCTCCAAGCTTTAAAGATACTTTTATTGCTCTTGCCATTATTTTAGTCCCAACCTTGTTGGTTGCTATACAGCCTGATTTAGGTACTTCAATTCTGGTTTGTTCTGCCGGTATTTTTGTTTTGTTTTTAGCCGGTCTTAGCTGGAAATTAATTGGGGCAGGTGCGGTATTTTTGGCAGGATTTATCCCAATTATGTGGTTTTTCCTGATGCATGATTACCAAAAAACGAGGGTGATGACTTTAATTGACCCGAATAAAGATCCGCTTGGGGCGGGCTATCATATTATTCAATCGAAAATTGCAATTGGTTCGGGGGGAATTAACGGTAAAGGCTGGATGGAGGGGACTCAATCCCAATTAGAGTTTCTACCTGAGCCACATACAGATTTTATTTTTGCCGTGTTAAGCGAAGAACATGGTATGATAGGTATCTTGATTTTATTGGCAATCTATTTATTTATCATTGCCAGAGGATTGGTTATCGGAACAAAAGCAGATTCTGCCTTTGGACGGATATTATCCGGCGGGACAGCTCTCCTGTTTTTTGTTTATGTTTTTGTAAATATTGGCATGGTGAGTGGTATTTTACCTGTAGTAGGTGTACCATTACCGCTTTTCAGTTATGGTGGTACTTCTTATGTAACACTGATGGCGGCATTTGGATTAATGATGTCTACCTATGTTCATCGTAAACGTGTGGGTAGTAATAATCCCTATGACAAGCTGAAATAA
- the rlmH gene encoding 23S rRNA (pseudouridine(1915)-N(3))-methyltransferase RlmH: MKIQLIAVGTKMPVWVTTGFEEYQRRFPKDMPFELIEIPAGKRGKNADTKRILELEGKAMLAAAGKAKVVTLDIPGKPWTTEQLASQLEAWKNDGRDVALLIGGPEGLSPECKATAEQSWSLSPLTLPHPLVRVVVAESLYRAWSLTINHPYHRE, from the coding sequence ATGAAAATTCAATTAATTGCGGTAGGTACTAAAATGCCGGTGTGGGTTACTACTGGTTTTGAGGAGTATCAACGTCGCTTTCCAAAAGATATGCCGTTTGAGTTAATTGAAATTCCGGCAGGAAAACGCGGTAAAAATGCCGATACCAAACGCATTTTAGAGCTGGAAGGTAAAGCAATGTTGGCCGCTGCCGGTAAAGCTAAAGTGGTGACCTTGGATATTCCCGGTAAGCCTTGGACAACCGAGCAATTAGCTTCACAATTAGAGGCATGGAAAAATGATGGGCGTGATGTCGCCTTATTAATTGGTGGACCTGAAGGATTATCGCCTGAATGTAAAGCAACGGCTGAGCAGAGTTGGTCGCTTTCTCCTTTAACTTTACCTCACCCGCTTGTTCGGGTTGTTGTGGCGGAGAGTTTATATCGGGCATGGTCATTAACTATTAATCATCCCTATCACCGAGAATAG
- the rsfS gene encoding ribosome silencing factor, which translates to MEQNLVEFLTKTLDDLKAQDILAIDVKGKSSITDTMIVATGTSSRHVASTADRLITEAKQAGFEVFGDEGKAVADWIVVDFGQAIVHLLQSDSRDMYQLEKLWA; encoded by the coding sequence GTGGAACAAAATTTAGTCGAATTTTTAACAAAAACCTTAGATGATTTAAAAGCACAAGATATTTTAGCCATTGATGTAAAAGGCAAATCCAGCATTACTGATACGATGATTGTTGCAACAGGAACGTCCAGCCGTCATGTGGCTTCAACCGCTGATCGTTTAATTACAGAGGCAAAACAAGCCGGATTTGAAGTATTTGGTGACGAAGGTAAGGCGGTGGCAGACTGGATAGTGGTAGATTTTGGGCAAGCAATCGTGCATTTATTGCAATCAGATAGCCGTGATATGTATCAATTAGAAAAACTTTGGGCATAA
- a CDS encoding PTS mannitol transporter subunit IICBA, whose translation MSNVKVKVQGFGRFLSNMVMPNIGAFIAWGFITALFIPTGWLPNETFAKLVGPMITYLLPLLIGYSGGKLVGGERGAVVGAITTMGIIVGSEIPMFLGAMIVGPLGGWAIKTFDKAIDGKVKSGFEMLVNNFSVGIIGMILAMLSFAFIGGIVTQISAALGAGVGALVEAGLLPLTSIIVEPAKILFLNNAINHGVFTPLGTAQAQEVGKSILFLIEANPGPGFGILLAYMFFGRGTAKQTAGSASIIHFLGGIHEIYFPYVLMSPRLILAVIAGGATGVLTNSLLGGGLIAPASPGSIFAILAMTAPGAHFAVIASVVLSCAVTFAIASILLKTQKGEASLEDAQAQTQAMKAESKGVVATAVNGNVSKIYVACDAGMGSSAMGASMLRKKVQAAGLNIEVQNLAINDLPQDAQLVITHKDLTARAQQRVASAQHLSLTNFLDSAFYDSLVAKLGNNQLQQAVKNSQNFANPIVEKAQAEGLKLQAAQVFLGLQAENKADAIRFAGEQLVKAGFVEPSYVDAMFAREEMVSTYLGEGLAVPHGTSDAKDSVIKTGIVVCQYPNGVRFTDEEDGVAKLVVGIAAKGNDHIQILSSLTNSLDDEDAMKTLTSTNDVEKVLALLSK comes from the coding sequence ATGTCTAATGTTAAAGTGAAAGTCCAAGGTTTTGGGCGTTTCTTGTCTAATATGGTGATGCCGAACATCGGTGCGTTTATTGCGTGGGGTTTCATCACCGCTTTATTTATTCCAACCGGTTGGTTGCCGAACGAGACCTTTGCGAAACTAGTTGGCCCGATGATTACTTACTTGCTGCCGCTGTTAATCGGTTATAGCGGCGGTAAATTAGTCGGCGGCGAGCGTGGTGCGGTGGTCGGTGCGATCACCACAATGGGTATCATCGTAGGGTCTGAGATCCCGATGTTCTTAGGTGCGATGATCGTGGGTCCTCTTGGCGGCTGGGCGATCAAAACCTTCGATAAAGCAATTGACGGCAAAGTGAAAAGCGGTTTTGAGATGTTGGTGAACAACTTCTCGGTTGGTATCATCGGTATGATTTTAGCGATGTTATCGTTCGCGTTTATCGGCGGTATCGTAACCCAAATTTCTGCGGCGTTAGGTGCTGGCGTGGGTGCGTTGGTTGAAGCGGGTCTTCTGCCATTAACCTCGATCATCGTTGAGCCAGCGAAAATCCTGTTCTTAAACAACGCGATCAACCACGGTGTATTCACCCCGCTTGGCACAGCCCAAGCGCAGGAAGTGGGTAAATCGATCCTGTTCTTAATTGAAGCGAACCCAGGCCCGGGCTTTGGTATCTTACTGGCTTATATGTTCTTCGGTCGTGGCACAGCAAAACAGACCGCAGGGAGTGCGTCAATCATTCACTTCTTAGGTGGTATTCACGAAATTTATTTCCCGTATGTGTTGATGAGTCCACGTTTGATCCTTGCGGTAATCGCAGGGGGTGCAACCGGCGTTTTAACTAACTCATTATTAGGTGGTGGCTTAATCGCACCGGCTTCTCCGGGTTCTATCTTCGCCATCCTTGCGATGACTGCACCAGGCGCACACTTTGCCGTGATTGCTTCTGTAGTTCTCTCTTGTGCCGTGACCTTTGCGATTGCGTCTATCTTACTCAAAACCCAAAAAGGTGAAGCCTCATTAGAAGATGCCCAAGCTCAAACCCAAGCGATGAAAGCGGAAAGCAAAGGTGTAGTGGCTACAGCAGTAAACGGCAATGTAAGCAAAATCTATGTAGCCTGTGACGCAGGTATGGGTTCAAGTGCGATGGGTGCGAGTATGTTACGCAAGAAAGTACAAGCAGCCGGCTTAAACATTGAAGTGCAAAACTTAGCAATCAACGACTTACCGCAAGATGCACAGCTGGTTATCACCCACAAAGACTTAACCGCTCGCGCACAACAACGTGTGGCCTCGGCTCAACATTTATCTTTAACTAACTTCTTAGACAGTGCGTTCTATGACAGTTTAGTGGCAAAATTAGGTAACAACCAACTACAACAAGCGGTTAAAAATAGCCAAAATTTTGCAAATCCGATTGTTGAAAAAGCACAAGCTGAAGGCTTAAAATTACAAGCCGCCCAAGTGTTCTTAGGTTTACAGGCTGAAAACAAAGCAGACGCCATCCGTTTTGCCGGTGAGCAGTTAGTCAAAGCAGGCTTTGTAGAGCCAAGCTATGTGGATGCGATGTTCGCCCGTGAAGAGATGGTTTCCACCTACTTAGGCGAAGGCTTAGCCGTACCGCACGGTACATCTGATGCCAAAGACAGCGTGATCAAAACCGGTATCGTGGTGTGCCAATATCCAAACGGCGTTCGCTTTACCGATGAAGAAGACGGCGTGGCGAAACTGGTTGTTGGTATCGCGGCCAAAGGCAACGACCACATTCAGATTTTGAGTAGCTTAACCAATTCACTTGATGATGAAGATGCGATGAAGACATTGACATCAACCAATGATGTTGAGAAAGTGTTGGCTCTTTTATCTAAATAA
- a CDS encoding mannitol-1-phosphate 5-dehydrogenase, whose product MNALHFGAGNIGRGFIGKLLADAGVFVTFADINQTQIDQINQNKQYGVKIVGDDSRVEIVKNIAAINSQDENAVIEQVKTTDLITTAVGPNVLGFIAPLFAKALVARVESGNTQPLNIIACENMVRGTSFFKAKIFENLTACEQEKVEQFVGFVDSAVDRIVPPAEANPADPLEVTVEEFSEWIVDQTQFKGEIPQIKGMELTDNLMAFVERKLFTLNTGHLICAYLGKQAGVQWIKEAIAIEPIKAQVKATMEESGAVLIKRYGFDTQAHAAYIEKILKRFANPYLNDDVNRVGREPIRKLSENDRLIKPLRGTLEYGLPHANLVKGVVMALNYRNEDDPQAVELADFLAKNGVEAAVKKYTGLNDQTVIDHIVALYK is encoded by the coding sequence ATGAACGCACTCCATTTCGGTGCCGGCAATATCGGGCGTGGCTTTATCGGGAAACTTCTTGCCGATGCCGGCGTTTTCGTGACCTTTGCCGACATTAACCAAACCCAAATCGACCAAATCAACCAAAACAAGCAATACGGAGTGAAAATCGTCGGCGATGACAGCCGTGTGGAAATCGTGAAAAACATCGCCGCGATTAACTCCCAAGATGAAAATGCGGTGATCGAGCAAGTCAAAACTACCGATTTAATCACCACCGCCGTCGGCCCGAACGTGCTGGGCTTTATCGCTCCGCTGTTCGCCAAAGCGTTAGTGGCGCGTGTGGAAAGCGGCAACACTCAACCGTTAAACATTATCGCTTGTGAAAATATGGTGCGTGGCACGAGTTTCTTTAAAGCAAAAATTTTCGAAAATCTAACCGCTTGCGAGCAGGAAAAAGTCGAACAATTTGTAGGTTTTGTGGACAGTGCTGTGGACAGAATTGTCCCACCTGCCGAAGCCAACCCTGCCGATCCATTAGAAGTGACGGTAGAAGAGTTCAGTGAGTGGATTGTCGATCAAACCCAGTTCAAGGGCGAGATTCCACAAATCAAAGGTATGGAGCTGACCGACAACTTAATGGCGTTCGTGGAGCGTAAACTCTTTACCCTCAACACAGGGCATTTGATCTGTGCTTACCTCGGTAAACAAGCGGGCGTGCAGTGGATTAAAGAGGCGATTGCGATTGAGCCGATCAAAGCCCAAGTGAAAGCAACGATGGAAGAGAGCGGTGCGGTGCTGATTAAACGTTACGGCTTTGATACACAAGCCCACGCTGCCTATATCGAAAAAATCCTCAAACGTTTCGCCAACCCGTACTTAAACGACGACGTAAACCGTGTAGGGCGTGAGCCAATCCGCAAACTGAGCGAAAACGACCGCTTAATCAAGCCTCTGCGTGGTACGCTCGAATACGGCTTACCGCACGCCAATCTGGTTAAAGGCGTAGTCATGGCGTTAAATTACCGCAACGAAGACGACCCACAAGCGGTCGAATTAGCCGATTTTCTTGCAAAAAACGGTGTGGAAGCGGCGGTAAAAAAATACACCGGCTTAAATGACCAAACCGTTATCGATCATATTGTTGCTTTATACAAATAG
- a CDS encoding MltR family transcriptional regulator encodes MVDYIDKLNEEPTLRGFLTLANQLFSSQVEQLIERVFRKTDFALKSVVDSLFEHQGPLAELSVRLKVLLGLGVISPKVFEDISLFLEVKQHLYEEEEEFSFSHPAVVQFVKDLHHIDFFPINELLKGKSSQGNKDSMLFQMQQMRLEKMIRSSLILAITEIDEQLNVESPL; translated from the coding sequence ATTGTGGATTATATAGACAAACTAAACGAGGAACCCACATTAAGAGGGTTCCTCACGCTTGCGAATCAGCTATTTTCCAGCCAAGTCGAACAGCTAATTGAGCGGGTATTTCGCAAAACTGATTTTGCCTTAAAATCGGTGGTGGACTCTTTATTTGAGCACCAAGGTCCTTTAGCTGAACTGTCGGTTCGCTTAAAAGTATTACTTGGGTTGGGCGTGATTTCTCCTAAAGTGTTTGAAGACATTTCACTCTTTCTTGAAGTCAAACAGCATTTATATGAAGAAGAGGAAGAATTCTCTTTTTCGCACCCTGCTGTAGTGCAATTTGTAAAAGATTTACATCATATTGATTTTTTCCCCATCAATGAATTGCTAAAAGGTAAATCCTCGCAGGGTAATAAAGACTCCATGTTATTTCAAATGCAGCAAATGCGTTTAGAAAAAATGATCCGTTCAAGCTTGATTCTTGCTATTACTGAAATTGACGAGCAACTTAATGTTGAAAGTCCGCTGTAA
- a CDS encoding SLC13 family permease → MQSLLSFLPDFLQQPLFWVMTLLVFAIWQFIQNKLRMDIVALIVMLFFSLTDILSVNEVLAGLSDPNVVLIALLFIVGEGLVRTGVANQVSDWLMRVSGANETKVLILLMLSIAGLGSFMSSTSIVAIFIPVVLAICSGMEISPRRLMMPLSIAGLISGMMTLIATPPNLVAHSELVKSGFEGFNFFSFTPIGLIILVLGIGYMLIARRWLDNGEQNENQSSIQDFSMSHLIEEYQLQGRAKMLLVEPDSECVGKTIGQLNLRIEYGLNIIAIQRNKHFRTITINASVNEVFQPKDILLLDTALDAETYQRCYEHLKLKPIALKGEYFSSYAKSVGMAEISVMPEAECIGKTIRELKFRSKYHLSIVGLKRNGEIIQDELIETPLKFGDILLVMGVWQQIRKMDNDNRDFFLLRSPEESKKAPPALSQAPHALFAVFTMVVLMITGIVPNVMAALIACLLLGKFRCVDIKSAYESIHMPSIVLIVGMMPFSIALQKTGGVDLIVQFLLEVMQDLDVHFVLITLFVFTAVISAFISNTATAILVMPIALAIAKQLGYSPAPFAMIVAVSASAAFMTPVSSPVNTMVMAPAGYKFIDFVKIGVPFTVLVMLVSVFIIPILFPL, encoded by the coding sequence ATGCAATCGCTTCTCTCTTTTCTTCCCGATTTCTTACAACAACCACTCTTTTGGGTAATGACGTTGCTCGTTTTTGCTATTTGGCAATTTATCCAAAACAAATTGCGGATGGATATTGTGGCATTAATTGTCATGCTCTTTTTCAGTCTAACCGATATTTTATCAGTTAACGAAGTGCTTGCCGGGCTTAGCGATCCAAATGTAGTACTGATTGCTCTACTCTTTATTGTAGGGGAAGGTTTAGTGCGAACAGGTGTAGCAAATCAAGTCAGTGATTGGTTAATGAGAGTATCGGGCGCAAATGAAACGAAAGTATTGATTTTATTAATGCTTTCTATCGCAGGACTTGGCTCATTTATGAGTTCTACCAGCATTGTGGCGATTTTTATTCCGGTAGTATTAGCCATTTGTTCAGGTATGGAAATTTCACCTCGCCGCCTAATGATGCCTCTAAGTATTGCCGGCTTAATCAGCGGAATGATGACGTTAATTGCCACACCGCCCAACTTAGTAGCCCATTCCGAATTAGTAAAAAGTGGTTTTGAAGGCTTTAACTTCTTTAGCTTCACACCAATAGGTCTAATCATTTTAGTGCTGGGAATCGGCTATATGCTGATTGCCCGTCGATGGTTGGATAACGGAGAACAAAATGAAAACCAATCTAGCATCCAAGATTTCTCAATGTCGCATCTTATTGAAGAATATCAGCTGCAAGGTCGAGCAAAAATGTTATTGGTTGAACCGGATTCCGAGTGTGTGGGTAAAACTATCGGGCAACTCAATCTGCGTATTGAATATGGATTAAATATTATTGCTATTCAACGTAACAAACATTTTAGAACTATCACTATCAATGCCTCTGTTAACGAGGTTTTCCAACCAAAAGATATTTTATTGCTTGATACTGCATTAGATGCAGAAACTTATCAACGCTGCTATGAACACTTAAAATTAAAACCGATTGCATTGAAAGGCGAGTATTTTTCCTCCTATGCTAAATCTGTCGGTATGGCAGAAATTTCCGTGATGCCGGAAGCAGAATGCATCGGTAAAACGATTCGCGAACTGAAATTTCGTTCAAAATACCATTTAAGCATTGTAGGCTTAAAACGCAATGGCGAAATTATTCAAGACGAACTTATCGAAACTCCTCTTAAGTTTGGCGATATTTTATTAGTGATGGGTGTTTGGCAACAAATCCGAAAAATGGATAACGATAACCGAGATTTCTTCTTACTTAGATCACCGGAAGAAAGCAAAAAAGCCCCACCGGCATTGAGCCAAGCCCCTCATGCTTTATTTGCTGTTTTTACAATGGTGGTATTAATGATTACCGGCATTGTGCCAAATGTAATGGCAGCACTAATTGCCTGTTTGTTATTAGGAAAATTCCGATGTGTCGATATAAAAAGTGCTTATGAATCTATTCATATGCCAAGTATTGTATTAATTGTAGGAATGATGCCTTTTTCAATTGCATTACAAAAAACAGGCGGGGTTGATTTAATCGTACAATTCCTACTTGAAGTGATGCAAGATTTAGATGTCCATTTTGTATTAATCACCCTCTTTGTCTTTACCGCTGTCATTAGTGCTTTCATTTCAAATACCGCGACTGCGATCTTAGTCATGCCGATTGCACTTGCGATAGCTAAACAGCTTGGCTACTCTCCTGCTCCATTTGCAATGATTGTTGCAGTTTCCGCTTCTGCTGCATTTATGACTCCGGTCTCTTCACCGGTTAATACGATGGTCATGGCACCTGCGGGTTATAAGTTTATTGATTTCGTCAAAATCGGTGTCCCTTTTACCGTATTGGTTATGTTGGTTTCTGTGTTTATTATTCCTATTTTATTTCCACTATAA
- a CDS encoding Slam-dependent surface lipoprotein: MKKLAKLSLTLLAVTVISACGSSGGSSDNSNSQATPSKPTVTTTAPTKQTTTNPTTKPTTTKPTTSTSSSDKMGTAFRVNDSKEFDIKKASTYKTELVVDSKTLPVAWNGIVSGGFTKLSNATINGVTYKDFTVSGARYSSVKFGHIDGYVFTQGDVTPKASIPTSGNATYLVDGVFVANGKTSTSQGHSLNVDFANKTLNGTIATDVTVTNAKISGNEFEGKAVHNGKSAELEGHFYGSNAAEIGGTYSSSNFSGAFGGKKQ, translated from the coding sequence ATGAAAAAATTAGCAAAACTCAGCCTTACATTATTAGCAGTCACCGTAATTTCGGCATGTGGTAGTTCTGGCGGTAGTAGCGACAATTCTAATTCACAAGCAACTCCATCAAAACCGACTGTAACCACTACAGCTCCGACGAAGCAGACAACCACCAATCCAACAACAAAACCTACCACAACGAAACCAACAACATCAACTAGCTCTAGCGACAAAATGGGAACAGCTTTCCGCGTTAACGATAGTAAAGAGTTCGATATTAAAAAAGCCTCAACATATAAAACAGAATTAGTAGTTGACAGTAAAACATTACCTGTAGCTTGGAATGGCATTGTATCGGGTGGATTCACAAAACTAAGCAATGCAACAATCAATGGGGTAACTTATAAAGACTTTACCGTTAGTGGTGCAAGATATTCTTCTGTAAAATTTGGTCATATTGATGGCTACGTATTTACACAAGGAGATGTAACACCAAAAGCTAGTATTCCAACCAGCGGCAACGCAACTTATCTTGTGGATGGTGTTTTTGTTGCAAACGGTAAAACCTCAACTTCCCAAGGTCATAGCCTAAACGTTGATTTTGCGAATAAAACTTTAAATGGTACTATCGCAACTGATGTAACAGTAACAAACGCTAAAATCAGTGGCAATGAATTTGAAGGTAAAGCCGTCCATAATGGTAAATCAGCAGAACTAGAAGGGCATTTCTATGGCTCAAATGCTGCTGAAATTGGTGGAACTTATAGCTCATCGAACTTCTCAGGTGCATTTGGCGGTAAAAAACAATAA
- a CDS encoding surface lipoprotein assembly modifier, protein MKKTLFTFLALSTPFVLADDKTQQIQEQLDNQRMQQNRYMEPAEHRVKPLNIKAKNQGKRVSITPQELSRQPQLLNSAMLTALVMNHTHNVIFLRPIYQQLPENEQNEQILLWAEAIQQKSERNYSDSIRLYRTLIAQNPQSQPIRFQLATALFENRETEAAEEQFRKLQTEQLPAEIAHIIEQYLNAINKQDKWNFQGGLTYLNDPNINNAPDSGITYKGWTPPKKESAQGIGFNFDADKKWSWGNGFFHQFRLNGNGKYYWNNKKYNEYSLRESLGLGYQNAKHRIIFLPFLEQMWYSGGSSQSTSTKRYSKAGGINARWHYWLTPQWQSVLNYEYAEQRYTRRKHLNGNYHFVAPSLYYYPNSQQYWFVGANFNRTSTRDLDDSFIRRGLTLGWGQEWKNGLSSQLSVSYALKQYRGPNFFNIIQKNKEYGIQASLWHRAVHFWGITPRLTWSYTKVKSNHPFNNYDKNRIYLDFSHTF, encoded by the coding sequence ATGAAAAAAACACTTTTTACTTTTTTGGCTCTTTCGACACCTTTTGTATTGGCAGATGATAAAACGCAGCAAATTCAAGAGCAATTAGATAACCAAAGAATGCAACAAAACCGGTATATGGAGCCCGCTGAACATCGCGTTAAGCCATTAAACATAAAGGCTAAAAACCAGGGTAAGAGAGTTTCCATTACTCCTCAGGAGTTATCAAGACAGCCTCAACTGCTTAATTCAGCAATGCTCACGGCATTAGTCATGAATCACACACATAATGTGATATTTTTACGACCTATTTATCAGCAACTGCCTGAAAATGAGCAAAATGAACAGATCTTATTATGGGCTGAAGCAATACAACAAAAATCTGAACGTAACTATTCAGACTCAATTCGCCTATATCGTACGCTCATTGCACAAAACCCACAAAGCCAGCCTATTAGGTTTCAATTAGCTACTGCCTTGTTTGAGAATAGAGAAACCGAAGCTGCAGAAGAACAATTCCGCAAACTCCAAACAGAGCAATTACCGGCAGAAATTGCTCATATTATTGAGCAGTATTTAAACGCAATCAATAAACAGGATAAATGGAATTTTCAAGGCGGTCTAACCTATTTAAATGATCCGAATATTAACAATGCTCCGGATTCAGGCATAACATATAAGGGTTGGACACCTCCCAAAAAAGAATCCGCACAAGGAATTGGCTTTAATTTTGATGCTGATAAAAAATGGTCTTGGGGTAATGGTTTCTTCCATCAATTCCGCCTAAATGGCAACGGAAAATATTATTGGAATAACAAAAAATACAATGAATATTCTTTGCGGGAAAGTCTAGGTTTAGGTTATCAAAATGCGAAGCACAGAATCATATTTCTGCCTTTTTTAGAGCAAATGTGGTATAGCGGTGGTTCAAGCCAAAGCACAAGCACCAAACGTTATTCTAAAGCAGGTGGAATAAATGCCCGCTGGCATTATTGGCTAACACCTCAATGGCAATCGGTGCTGAATTACGAATACGCTGAGCAGCGTTATACACGCCGCAAACATCTAAATGGTAACTATCACTTTGTTGCACCATCGCTTTATTACTATCCTAACAGCCAGCAATATTGGTTTGTTGGTGCAAACTTTAACCGTACCAGCACTAGAGATTTAGACGACAGCTTTATTCGCCGAGGTCTTACCTTAGGTTGGGGCCAAGAATGGAAAAATGGATTGTCCAGCCAATTAAGCGTGAGTTATGCTCTAAAACAATATAGAGGTCCAAACTTTTTCAATATCATACAAAAAAACAAAGAGTACGGTATTCAAGCAAGTCTGTGGCATAGAGCAGTGCATTTTTGGGGAATTACACCACGTTTAACATGGAGTTACACAAAAGTGAAAAGCAACCACCCATTCAATAATTATGATAAAAATCGCATATACCTTGATTTTTCTCATACATTCTAA